CTCTCGCCAGGGAACCTTTCCTTTCACCGGAAAGGCCGTGGCCATGGTCACGATTCCCAGCAGGCTTGCGGCCCCTACGATCGCCGTCTTCGTGGCAGGTGGAGGCAGCATTTACCGGGGATCGGATTTCGAGCGATTGGGAGCGATTTCGTTGTGCAAACTCCATCGGAAGATCGGTCGGCTAGGGCGGCTGCAAGGTTCTTTTTGAGGACTCATGTGATCCGAAGCACATTGTGCATCGGCTTCAAGCAGATGATTGCGCAGGGCACGTTTGGTATCGCGCTGGGCTCTGAAAGATCTCAATCAATATCGAGGGATGACCGAGCGATCCGGTGGTGGCTCTTTGGCCTGGGAAAAAGCCACTTGGAGGAGGAGCTGGCCGGCAAAAGCGCGCGTAACCCGCGTAAAGCTTCTGGGGAAAAGCAAGCGCTACCCAGACTGACTATTTGGGCATTCAGCAGAAGCAATCAATCGGCTTCTGGTCGATCTTCACCTCGAATCGCGTCGCGAGCTCTAGGAGGAGGTGGTGCTGGATCTTGACGCGACGGACATCCCCCTGTACGGGTGCGAACTGCAGCGGTTCTTCCATGGTTACTATGACTTCTCCTGCGATTTGCCGCTTTACCGTTTTCGCCCGTTATCCGCTGCTTGGCGTCAGGGCTTCGGCTCTCCAACCAGGATGCGTCAGCGGGTGCTCTTATGGAGCGTGGAGCGGATTGCGGGATAGCTCCGTAGCTGTCGGCCTGCAGTTCAGGATCGTGCTGCCGGCCGATTTCGTTTTCTACGGGCAAAAAGATCATGGGCTGGCGCGAAGCCCACGATTGTGACTGTGTCTTTGGCTTTGGCCACAACAAGCGCGCCTGATGGATCGTTGACGGCTCCTGGAGGAAGCTTAGTCCTCTGCACGAGTCTCTCGGCCGAAGCGGCTCGTTTCTTTACAGAGTTTGCCTACCGCACGCGGAATCGCTGGTCGAGGAAGCGCGGGGGGTGGCCAAGGCGGAGGATCGAGAAAAGGAGAGAAAATCCGGGCTTTCTCTTTCCCTCAAGCAAGGGCCTGCCTAAAAGCTCTACGGTGCTTGATGGAAGATGGAAAAACCGGATCCAAAAAGGATTCTCACTCTCTACCGAGCGGCTAGCGACGCGGAAAGGGCTGGCAAGAAGCTTTGCCTCTCCTTCTTGGCTATTGCTTACACCCTGGCCGGAGCGCTGCGACGCCTGGCTCTGCAAGGAGCGGAGGTGGCGGAAGGCCTAAGATAACACCCTGCGACTCGATCTTTTTGCTTTTATCATGGGTACTCTTCTCTGCGTCAGTGTGCGCTATTCGTTCCTCTCGTTGAGGAGTGCCTATTCTTCGAAAAGCCTCTTTCGCCGCCCCTTCCAAGCGCTGCGCCGCTAAAACCTCTCTCCAAACCGCAAGTTCCCCCGCTTCGGCAAAGTCGACTCTCGAGCGGAGCTTTGCGTAAAGAATGAGCTTTCTCGTCTTTGCGGAGCTCCTCCTAGGCCAAAACTAACCCCAATCTTGCTCGATCCTACCTGGTTACACAAGCTTTCCGCGACCAAAACTCCTCGTGAGTGAGCTAGATTAACCCCGTTTTGTGCACCAAAGCTCCTGCTTGTGAGAAATGGAGGCTGAGCTTTTTTCATCAATGCGGGCTTTGAAACATTTCAGATCTGGCAGAACACCTCTTTGCTCCCCCGTTGCCCTCCTCTGAACCCACCGTAGTTCCAAACCTTTCCCGCTTTGTGGACCTGGTAACGCTCCTAGCGAGTCTTCAGGACACGCTTCTCAAAAAGTTCCCCAGAGCTCGAGGGCACCGTCTCTTACCGCCGACTTTTGGGAAAAACGTCTCATCCCCCTGTCCTCCGAGTCCCAAGACCCGGCACTCCAAGCTTTTGGGTTGGTTCCGCAACGATCTTCCACGGGTGAGAAATGGTTACCCCGGTTCTTGAGGGCACGACCGACTAACCGCAAGAGCCTTTGAGAGAAAGGGATCGAACGCCGCTCGCCCATTTTTTCCATCTACCCGCACACGTATGCCTTTTGAGAGAGGTCCCCATGAGACCCGCTCTCATATTCCTCCCGCCATAGGCGGTTTAGAAGGCTCACCGCCGAGGGGGATATCCCCTCGGGTTCCAGACTTTTGAATACTTCCAGTATTTCTCAGATCGCTTTGGTGGAATTCCCTTCGTCGTACAACCCAGGGTGACGTGGCTTCCTGCGCGCTCGTTCTGCCGAATAAGAGGGGAAAGGCAAGAGGAGAGTGGGAAAACCATGGATCTCATCCGCCAGTTCCCCTCCTTTGAAACGTTCCATTGCGCCCCTACCCATCCGCGCTTTTCTTTTCTCGCTCCGCAAAAAACCCATTGCGGACCCCGCACGCAGAAACCTGCCGGTCAGGGATCTAGGGCGTACCCATCCGAAAACTTTCTAGGAGCTGTGCTTTCCATGGCCTGTGGCACAAAACCGCTTCTTTCGTGCCTTAAGAACCCGGTCAGGAGCTCAAATGGATATGCTCTAGTGGACTCGTGTACGAAAAACCCGGTTGCGTGATTTTAGCTCAAGGTGGAATACCCCCCTTGGGCTTTTTCCGGTGTTGTCCGACTCATTCTTCGGCAGCGCCGTGTGGAACGATCCCAGTGACCGTGAGGGTTATATACCCTTATACTTTTTGCCTCCCTTCCCTGCCGGATCGGAGGAGCCGCTCAATGGAGGGCTTGCGATCGTTTGCTACTGAAACTTGGATCTACGGTCTTCCTCCTCCAGCTTCCATGGAAAGACTTTCTGGATGGGAAGAGAAGGTGTTTGGAAGGCGGGGGCAACCTACTCGACTTTACGAGGCTTCGTCCCTCCAGACAGTGGTCCTTCTGCTTTCAAACTCCCATAACCAGGGGATAAAAAGAGTTTCCTGGAAGCCCAACATTCGGGCTTTTTGGACGGGAAGTTTCTACCTTCAGGCTTCATCGTCTTCTGCCTTGATGCGTCCCATCCGTTTCTTCCGAACGAACCTCCCTTCCGAGAGACTACTCACACTCCGTCCTCACATGTCATCGGAGGCGGAGGCATTCGTGTTTGGCCTTTGAACTACCACCACGTTCTGTCGCCCTTTTTCTGTCTGGCCTTGCTTCCGCCTATGGCTTCGTTACCCGGCTACTTGCATGCACACAGAGAGAACGCTTTTTTGGGGTTAGGCACATACCTCCCATATGGTGCTGCAAGGCGCGCCTTGGTGCGATCCATGAATGATGAATGAGTAACGCCTTTCGCCGCAATGACGCAGGCTTGCCGTTGCCCCATTTTGGTCGGCGCTATTCGTCCTTGAGATTCCCCAAGCGGATTAGAGCACCATACTCTGTTCAAACGCTTCGGATGCCGCATGGCTGCGAAAACCTTGCCTTCCAACACCCTAGCGGTCCTAGCCAGCAAGCCACAACCCCGTCTTTGAGTACAGCGCTTTCGATCGCCGCAGAGCGACTGTAACCCTCCTGACCGACCGGCTGGTGCGCGCTCACGAGACCCTCACCGGCCAGCTTCAGCCTCTCGACCAGGCATCCGCGGCGTGTGGGTAACTTCCAAACCCCAGGCGGATGACTTCCCAATTAAAGCATCTTCCTTTTCCTAGCGTGCCCCCACCCGATTATCGCGTCGGCTCTACCTGGTGCTTCTATCGTTGTGGGAGAGGGGGTCAGCTTGGCTTGGAGGCAATAGGCTCAACGTCGACATCATTCGCTTGGAGACTTTGTTCCGCATTCCCTTCGGCTCGTGCCTATTTCATCGGCTCTTTTGCTCACTAAGGCTTTTCCAAGAGGGTTCCCGCGCCGGTGCTGCCACCACCGCCCGTTCACGTACTTCGGTTTCCCGGTGGAGCCGTTGTTTTGCCGAGTCGGGATAAGCGCTTCCCCATCCCGCAAAGGGGCTTTTGCACTGTACCCGGCAAATTTCTCGGTCGCTGGCGCGATCCGTCGCTGGACTCTAGGGTCAGGCCTTGAGCACTCCCGAGGAAACCTGGGATGTCCTACAAAAAGCAAAAAGGCCTGCACGAACGCAGGCCTTTTCCCCGACAAACGAAGCACAAAGTCGCCTCTTGTCTACGGACTAATAAACGTAGGAGATGGCGAGTAGAAACCGTTTCCATCAACGACAAAGGGGGCCTCGATGAAAGTCTGCCCCTGAGTAGAAAACCCAGTTGCGAAGACAAAGGTACTCCCAGTGTCAAAGTAACCGAACGCTGACCGGATCGCAATGGTACCCCCTTTGCCAAAGTTGGACGAAGCATCGAGAAACGCGTCGTCTAAAGACACGCCTACGTTTGGAGAATTCCCAACGATGTTGATCGCTCCGGCTCCCGCACTTCCATCCGCGATAAGAGATGCGGTACCAATACCTGCCGTACCCAGGAACACATCTCCTCCAAGGACGTCAATCTGACCCCCAGTAAACCCGTTGCTCGCCGTAATCGTGGAGTTATCAATGAACAGCTCAGTCCCAGGAAATTGCGTTTTGAGATGAGTGTTCCCAACAGGAGGCGAAACAAGATTTGGATCCAGGACAGGATAGGTCCCCACAAGGTTAATGAAGAGGGGTCCATTGGGAGCAGCTAGCCCAACGTAGCTAGCATCGATAGTAGCACCGCTTATGTCAAGCCCTAGGCTACCAGTCCCGCCCCCGCCCCCGATCAAGACCACATGACCACCGCTATTCGAGCCATTAATCGTTCCACTAACCGTAAGGGTTGCGCCCCCACCCGGCGCGAACAGCTTTACGACCGGCCCGGGGGTAAGGAAGTCATTGTCACTAATATCGAAGGTACTAGCGCCAAAACTAAACGCAGTAATCACCGCGTGCGCCCCTATCGTAATTCCAACCGTGTTGATGACATAAACCTGACCGTTCGCATTGATCGTACCGTCAATGAAGCTACCAAAACCGCTGATGTCCCGGTTCAGAATAGCCGCTCTTTGGCCCGGCTGGTTGAATTGAACTGTCTCACCAGAGAAAATGTTAAAGCCAGGGGATGGAAAGCCGTTGTCTCCCCAGTTAATGATACTCCGGGCATTCGGGCTCCCAGATTGGGTCACCACGAACGTCGGAAAGCTCGAGGAAAAGCTAACCGGAGCCCCACTCGTATTGACGACGTTGTTGGCATTAAGGAACGCATAGCTCTTCCCAGCCAAGCCGATCCACAATACCACCCCCAGCAGCCAACCAGGAAGAGCCTTCTTTGCTACCGAAAGACTCCTACCAATAGCACTCCATTTCATGAATCAAGCCTCCCTTTTCTGTATTTTCTATTTTCATTTCCGTTGGAACCGCACTTCGGCTAGGAAAGGCTCCACCCTAACAAAGCCCCTTGGAACCCAACCCCTAGCCTGTTCGCGAGGTTTTTAGTCTCTCCACCCAACCCTCGTCAACACTTTTTTTCAAAAAAAACTGCTTCCATCGATTTTTTCCCGGAAAACCTAGCGGCCCGCCGGGTACTTCCTTGGATTTGCTTCAACCCACGATGACTTAGCTGATTGTGCCTCCGATCACCCTCCCCAAAAACCTTCCCCATTCTGCCCAGCCCCATAGTGCCTGCACTGCCCTACGCGAAAGATACTTGGACAGCAACAGATTATCCCCATCCAAGCCGCCCTCCCCCGAATAGCGGCCCGCAAATAGGCAAATCCGCCATTTCGAGCCAGTGGCCTTATGCGACCCTTCCGCGAAGCGGCCTTGCCACGCGCTTTTCCTATCACCCCCCCAGTCCAGGCTGTCGAGCCTCCTTTGTTGGCCCACCCAGCGTAACCCCGCCTTCCGGTCTTGCTTTTAGCCAGAAGTCGCCCTTCGGAAAAAAGGACAAACCATTCCTCAAGTACCCTGGAGGATAAGCTAGACTACGGGTCTAGCTTCCTTTTCTCCGATTGGCCACCTCCGCCCCAACACGCCTCAAACGCCACATTCTCACTCGAGCTTAAAGCCAAGAACGATCGCGTTTCTTAGTTACTTCCGATCACCAGGCCAAGCGCTCACAAAATACCCTCGCGGCCCAAAAGCATTGACCCATTCCTTTGGAATGCAGGGCCCCGGCCCCAAGCGCTTGGAGGCTCGCACGGATCCAGGCTTTTCGGCCGATGGAATGGGCCCAAATCGCTTCTGGAACCTTCGTTCCGATGGAGCCAAGAAGAGGATCTCCCTGAGACGTCCTCCTCTTTGGAAGCTTGCCGAGGTTGATATGCGGGAAGCAACTCTTTCTCCTCCGGCTCTGGACCCCAAAAAGAGACAATCTCTGCAAAAAGAGATCGTGGCAGCAATTGCCCCGGACCGGAACAGGAGCTTTGAGTTTCCGTTTGACTGGTATGGGCTTCTCGGGGTGAATAACCGATTCGTCTCTAACCTGAGCTTTTCACCTCCAAAGGAAACGCCAGTCTGTGGGAGCACTGCAAGGACCAATTCAACGAGTGCGCGGGACTGTTTCGACCCCTCTTTTAGGAGGGGCTCACGGGCTTCCCACTCTCTGGCAAGATGCTCAACCGGACCGAAAGCTCCTGGCTGTCCTTTCCCTAGCCCTGGTCTTACCGGGTGTTGCCTTTCTTCTCCACGGACACGTAGGTTACAACGCCGCCGACGAAGGTTTTCTTTGGTACGGAGTGCTGGCAACCCTCGATGGAGAACTTCCCATTCGTGACTTCCAGTCCTACGATCCAGGCCGTTATCTCCTGGCAGCCGTTTGGGCACATATCGCTGGCTCCGGGCTCGTTTCGCTCCGGCTTTTTTTGTCGCTATGCGCTTCCTTTGGACTGGTCCTGGCCCTTGTAGCAGCGCGAAAAGCATTCTCCAATGAGATGATGCTTTTCCCCATCGCCCTTCTCCATACCCTCTGGCTTTTCCCTTTTCACAAGCTGGTCGACCACACCGTCCTTTTGAGCGCGCTGTGGGTGGGTTTCCAGTACCTGAGCAAGCCCCTTCCCTGCAAGGCGTTTGGAACGGGAATTTTTGTAGGGCTGGCAGCTTTTTTGGGAAGAAACCATGGAGTCTACCTTGCCTTCTCTCTGGGTCTCCTCGTAGCCCTCTACCCACCCTTTCCATCGCGGGTGGCTTGGCTTGGGAGGGTCCAAGCCCTTGGCATTTTTGGCACAGGAATTCTTGTGGGCTATCTCCCGATGGAAATTTTCCTTGCACTAGTCCCCGGCTTTTGGGGCGCCAACCTCGCCCTCATGCGACGCTTTGTCCGGTACGGGGGAACCAACCTAAGCCTTCCTGTCCCCTGGCCATGGAAAAGTCTCCCCTGGCACGGATGGCAGGACGCCACGCATTTTGCTGCAGGCCTCTTTTTTGTAGGAACCCTTCTTTTCTACTGCCCTCTTTTTCTTTGGATCCTCTGGCAAAGGCCCTCCCCTCTCCCACCTGCGGGTGCACTGCTGGTGGCCTCCGTTCTCGTTGGCCTACCGTATACCCA
The Candidatus Methylacidithermus pantelleriae DNA segment above includes these coding regions:
- a CDS encoding filamentous hemagglutinin N-terminal domain-containing protein; the protein is MKWSAIGRSLSVAKKALPGWLLGVVLWIGLAGKSYAFLNANNVVNTSGAPVSFSSSFPTFVVTQSGSPNARSIINWGDNGFPSPGFNIFSGETVQFNQPGQRAAILNRDISGFGSFIDGTINANGQVYVINTVGITIGAHAVITAFSFGASTFDISDNDFLTPGPVVKLFAPGGGATLTVSGTINGSNSGGHVVLIGGGGGTGSLGLDISGATIDASYVGLAAPNGPLFINLVGTYPVLDPNLVSPPVGNTHLKTQFPGTELFIDNSTITASNGFTGGQIDVLGGDVFLGTAGIGTASLIADGSAGAGAINIVGNSPNVGVSLDDAFLDASSNFGKGGTIAIRSAFGYFDTGSTFVFATGFSTQGQTFIEAPFVVDGNGFYSPSPTFISP